A stretch of the Filimonas lacunae genome encodes the following:
- a CDS encoding ribonuclease Z has product MFGVTILGNNSALPAYDRHPTAQVITLNEQIFLIDCGEGTQMQLSRFKVRRGRINHIFISHLHGDHYFGLPGLITSMGLMGRDNELHIYAPAKLEEIIQLQLDVSGTALPFRLHFHILGDDAILVDNTKYTIESFRVFHRIDCWGFLIKEKKKPRRIDKDKAIAHEVPLAYYERLKNGDDYETRSGEVVKNEWVTTPNTPGKSYAYCADTKFDASIAARVKGVSMLYHETTYLKNLPERAFERFHSTTEQAAEIATLAQTQKLLIGHFSSKYEVLDEFLAEASAVFPNTDLALEGVTYLVP; this is encoded by the coding sequence ATGTTTGGTGTAACGATTTTAGGTAACAACTCTGCTCTTCCTGCTTACGACCGGCACCCCACCGCCCAGGTAATAACGTTGAACGAGCAGATATTTTTGATTGATTGTGGAGAGGGTACACAAATGCAATTAAGCAGGTTTAAAGTACGCCGGGGCCGCATTAATCATATATTCATTTCGCATTTGCACGGCGATCATTACTTTGGCCTGCCCGGTTTAATTACCAGTATGGGATTAATGGGCCGGGATAATGAGCTGCATATATATGCCCCAGCCAAGCTGGAAGAGATTATTCAGCTACAGCTGGACGTATCAGGAACTGCCCTGCCTTTTCGTTTACATTTTCACATACTGGGAGATGATGCCATACTGGTAGACAACACTAAATATACCATTGAAAGCTTCCGGGTTTTTCACCGGATAGACTGCTGGGGCTTTCTTATAAAAGAAAAGAAGAAGCCCAGACGTATAGATAAAGACAAAGCCATTGCCCACGAGGTGCCGCTGGCTTATTACGAACGCCTTAAAAACGGCGACGATTACGAAACCCGTAGTGGTGAAGTAGTGAAGAATGAATGGGTAACCACCCCTAACACCCCCGGAAAAAGCTATGCCTACTGCGCCGATACCAAGTTTGACGCTTCTATAGCAGCAAGAGTAAAAGGAGTAAGTATGCTTTATCACGAAACCACTTATCTTAAAAACCTGCCCGAGCGGGCTTTTGAACGTTTCCACAGCACTACCGAGCAGGCAGCCGAAATAGCTACCCTGGCACAAACGCAAAAATTACTGATAGGACACTTCAGCAGCAAATACGAAGTACTTGACGAGTTTCTGGCAGAAGCCAGCGCCGTATTTCCCAATACCGATCTGGCATTGGAAGGTGTTACCTACCTGGTTCCGTAG
- a CDS encoding M28 family metallopeptidase — MKNKIVALLLAMSLGGCAFAQQDSIFIRQVVDTLTSKWFLGRGYLDNGMGKAADYLQQQFKSFGLQPLKGDSYAQPFSYPVNTFPGNVSLTINGRQLKPGIDYIPAPESRGIKGKGELQQKDGKTFIDAANRVIVVLEKKLTWSVAPEAADYTVMQVDSSLFVNEVPASIAIDLDNKLVSKFKTANIAGMVKGTQYPDSILFITAHYDHLGGLGRDTYFPGANDNASGVGLLLNLARYYATHPQPYSIGFICFAGEEIGLMGSKYYTEHPLLPLNRISFLLNLDLTGTGEEGVTIVNATEYKEAFAKLKSINAEKHYLAAVNERGKAANSDHYFFSEKGVPAFFLYTMGGIKAYHDVFDKAATLPLNEVNDLSSLIKDFFEQLQKK; from the coding sequence ATGAAAAACAAAATCGTTGCACTACTGCTGGCCATGAGCCTGGGCGGTTGTGCCTTTGCACAGCAAGACAGCATTTTTATACGCCAGGTGGTGGACACGCTTACCAGCAAATGGTTTTTAGGGCGTGGCTACCTGGATAATGGCATGGGCAAAGCAGCTGACTACCTGCAACAACAGTTTAAAAGCTTTGGTCTGCAGCCTTTGAAAGGAGATTCATATGCACAGCCATTCAGCTACCCGGTGAATACATTTCCCGGCAATGTATCGCTTACCATTAATGGTCGCCAGCTAAAGCCGGGTATAGATTATATTCCGGCACCCGAAAGCCGGGGTATAAAAGGGAAAGGCGAGCTGCAGCAGAAAGATGGTAAAACTTTTATTGATGCCGCCAACCGTGTAATAGTGGTATTAGAGAAAAAACTTACCTGGAGCGTAGCGCCCGAAGCGGCTGATTATACCGTTATGCAGGTAGACAGCAGTTTATTTGTTAACGAAGTGCCTGCCAGCATTGCTATAGATCTTGACAATAAACTCGTTTCTAAATTTAAAACGGCCAACATTGCTGGTATGGTAAAGGGGACGCAGTATCCTGATTCCATTTTGTTTATCACTGCTCACTACGATCACCTGGGTGGCCTGGGACGTGACACTTATTTTCCCGGGGCCAACGATAATGCCAGTGGTGTAGGCCTGTTACTAAACCTGGCGCGTTATTATGCTACGCATCCACAGCCTTACAGTATCGGTTTCATTTGCTTTGCCGGCGAAGAAATTGGCCTGATGGGTAGCAAATACTATACAGAACACCCGCTGCTACCTTTAAACAGGATTAGCTTTTTACTGAACCTGGACCTTACCGGAACAGGGGAGGAAGGAGTTACTATAGTGAATGCCACGGAATACAAAGAAGCTTTTGCCAAACTCAAAAGTATTAATGCCGAAAAGCATTACCTGGCGGCGGTGAATGAAAGAGGGAAGGCTGCGAATAGCGATCATTATTTCTTTTCTGAAAAAGGAGTGCCTGCATTTTTCCTGTATACGATGGGAGGCATCAAAGCTTATCACGATGTGTTTGACAAAGCAGCTACATTACCATTGAATGAGGTAAATGATTTGAGTAGCCTTATTAAAGACTTCTTTGAACAATTACAAAAGAAGTAA
- a CDS encoding alpha/beta hydrolase-fold protein — MKRILLLVCFCCAFTLAQAQYSLRLVVTEVGAKKLDDIYVTGSFNNWNPGEDKYKLKPFGPTRRAIVLKDLPAGKYEFKFTRGSLDKVETTAKGEDISNRTIELNNDESVNVTIPGWKDDYPDKPRPFTATPQVHLLDSAFNMPQLNRTRRIWIYLPKSYEGLKGKSYPVLYMHDGQKLFNENTGNSDEWGIDEYLDSVQKAGGKECIVVGIDNGGDKRNVEYNPYNNQKYGAGEGKQYVDFIAQTLKPYIDSKYRTQKDAAHTWIAGSSLGGLISLYAVMQYPTVFGAVGVFSPAFWIAPDLTTDLTNTKWQVQPRFYFYAGGKESDEMVPDMDKVIGVIEKKSQYDLRRSYFPLGQHNEKYWRKEFGDFYKWLAK; from the coding sequence ATGAAAAGAATTCTTTTACTTGTTTGTTTTTGCTGTGCATTCACCCTGGCACAGGCCCAGTATAGTTTGCGGTTAGTGGTAACAGAAGTGGGCGCAAAAAAGCTGGATGACATTTATGTAACCGGCAGTTTTAATAACTGGAATCCCGGTGAAGACAAGTATAAGCTGAAACCTTTTGGCCCAACACGCCGGGCTATTGTGTTGAAAGACCTGCCTGCCGGTAAATATGAATTTAAGTTTACCCGCGGTAGCCTGGATAAGGTAGAAACCACTGCTAAAGGGGAAGATATTTCTAATCGTACCATTGAACTGAATAACGACGAATCGGTAAACGTTACCATTCCCGGCTGGAAAGATGATTATCCCGATAAGCCACGTCCGTTTACTGCTACTCCGCAGGTGCATTTGCTGGACTCGGCCTTTAACATGCCACAGTTAAACCGCACCCGCCGTATCTGGATTTACCTGCCTAAAAGTTATGAAGGATTAAAAGGCAAATCGTACCCGGTATTATATATGCACGATGGGCAGAAGCTGTTTAACGAAAACACGGGCAACAGTGATGAGTGGGGGATTGATGAATACCTGGATTCTGTGCAAAAAGCAGGCGGCAAGGAATGTATAGTAGTGGGTATTGATAATGGGGGCGATAAAAGGAATGTGGAATACAACCCTTACAATAACCAGAAGTATGGTGCAGGAGAAGGTAAGCAGTATGTTGATTTTATAGCACAAACGCTGAAACCTTATATTGACAGCAAGTACAGAACCCAGAAAGATGCTGCACATACCTGGATAGCGGGTAGCAGCCTGGGTGGTTTAATAAGTTTGTATGCTGTGATGCAGTATCCTACGGTGTTTGGTGCAGTAGGTGTGTTTTCTCCTGCTTTTTGGATAGCTCCGGATTTGACTACCGATCTTACCAATACCAAATGGCAGGTGCAACCCCGTTTTTATTTTTATGCAGGTGGTAAAGAGAGTGATGAAATGGTGCCGGATATGGACAAGGTCATTGGTGTTATTGAAAAGAAGAGCCAGTATGATTTGCGCAGAAGCTATTTTCCGCTGGGGCAACATAATGAAAAATACTGGCGCAAAGAGTTTGGTGATTTTTACAAGTGGCTGGCTAAATAA
- the dapA gene encoding 4-hydroxy-tetrahydrodipicolinate synthase yields MSLRQQLKGTGVALITPFTDTLTVDFEALGRVIDSVIAGGVEYVVTLGTTGETPTLSKKEKLDIVQYTFDKVADRVPVVVGIGGNNTQELIEELKSFPLDKAVAVLSAAPYYSKPSQEGIFQHYKALAEASPKPILLYNVPGRTGRNMSAETTIRLAKEVKNIGGIKEASGDMMQCMQILKEVPEDFLVVSGDDGLAMSQIACGMDGVISVIGNTFPGQFSELVRLSLKNDFVAARAINNSLLTAYDLLFAENNPAGVKAFMTQQGSIGNHLRLPVTPVSDGLYQKIASYLKTI; encoded by the coding sequence ATGTCTCTTCGTCAGCAATTAAAAGGCACGGGTGTGGCGTTAATCACCCCGTTTACTGACACCCTTACCGTTGATTTTGAAGCGCTGGGCCGCGTAATTGACAGTGTAATAGCAGGTGGTGTAGAATATGTAGTAACGCTGGGTACCACCGGTGAAACGCCTACCCTGAGCAAGAAGGAAAAGCTGGACATTGTACAATATACTTTTGATAAGGTAGCCGATCGTGTTCCTGTAGTAGTGGGTATTGGTGGTAACAACACCCAGGAGTTGATAGAAGAATTAAAGAGCTTTCCGCTGGATAAGGCTGTTGCTGTGTTAAGCGCTGCTCCTTATTATAGCAAACCTTCACAGGAAGGTATTTTTCAACATTATAAAGCATTGGCAGAAGCATCGCCTAAGCCTATATTATTATATAATGTTCCCGGCCGTACCGGTAGGAACATGAGTGCCGAAACCACCATTCGCCTGGCGAAGGAGGTAAAGAACATTGGCGGTATTAAAGAAGCCAGTGGGGATATGATGCAGTGCATGCAGATTTTGAAAGAGGTGCCGGAAGACTTTTTGGTAGTGAGTGGTGATGATGGCCTGGCTATGTCGCAGATTGCCTGTGGTATGGATGGTGTAATCAGTGTAATTGGTAACACTTTCCCAGGTCAGTTCTCTGAGCTGGTGCGCCTGAGTTTGAAAAACGATTTTGTGGCAGCCCGTGCTATCAACAATAGTTTGCTCACGGCTTACGACCTGTTGTTTGCAGAAAACAACCCGGCTGGTGTAAAAGCGTTTATGACCCAGCAAGGTTCTATTGGTAACCATCTGCGTTTGCCGGTTACCCCGGTGAGCGATGGCTTATACCAGAAAATAGCCAGCTATCTGAAAACGATATAA
- a CDS encoding acetyl-CoA carboxylase carboxyltransferase subunit alpha has protein sequence MPQYPNRQFLDFEQPIKTLYEEIDKLKQTAEKSKIDMSDSVQKLEDAIEDKRKDITAHLTPWQRVQLSRHPDRPYTLKYIDKMTTDFLELHGDRNIKDDKAMVGGFGQLDGETVMFIGQQKGINTKLRQLRNFGMANPEGYRKALRLMRLAEKFNKPVVTLIDTPGAFPGLEAEERGQGEAIARNIYEMMRLKVPVICVIIGEGASGGALGIGVGDKILMMENAWYTVISPENCSAILWRSWEKKEVAAEQLKLTAIDMHGFGLVDEIVPEPAGGAHWDYDEAANILKTHILKALREIKQVAPEKRINDRIEKFNKMGFFDIR, from the coding sequence ATGCCTCAATACCCCAATAGACAGTTTTTAGATTTTGAGCAGCCAATCAAAACTTTATATGAAGAGATTGACAAGCTAAAACAAACGGCAGAGAAGAGTAAGATTGATATGTCTGACAGTGTTCAAAAGCTGGAAGATGCTATCGAGGATAAAAGGAAAGATATTACCGCACATCTTACTCCATGGCAGCGTGTACAACTGAGTCGTCATCCCGACCGTCCATATACTTTAAAATATATTGACAAAATGACCACCGATTTCCTGGAGCTGCATGGCGACAGGAACATCAAAGATGATAAAGCGATGGTGGGCGGTTTTGGTCAGCTGGATGGAGAAACGGTGATGTTTATTGGTCAGCAAAAAGGTATTAATACCAAACTGCGTCAACTGCGCAATTTTGGTATGGCCAACCCTGAAGGCTACCGTAAAGCTTTGCGTTTAATGCGTCTGGCTGAAAAATTCAACAAGCCTGTTGTTACTTTAATTGATACTCCCGGTGCTTTTCCTGGTTTAGAAGCCGAAGAGCGCGGACAAGGGGAGGCCATTGCCCGTAATATTTACGAGATGATGCGTCTGAAAGTGCCTGTAATTTGTGTAATTATTGGTGAAGGTGCCAGTGGTGGCGCATTAGGCATTGGTGTGGGCGACAAAATTCTGATGATGGAAAACGCCTGGTACACTGTTATTTCTCCCGAAAACTGTAGCGCTATCTTATGGCGTAGCTGGGAGAAGAAAGAAGTAGCAGCCGAACAATTGAAATTAACCGCAATAGATATGCATGGTTTTGGCCTGGTAGATGAAATTGTACCAGAACCGGCAGGTGGCGCCCATTGGGATTATGATGAGGCTGCCAACATATTGAAGACACATATTCTGAAGGCTCTCAGGGAAATAAAACAGGTGGCGCCCGAAAAGCGCATCAACGACCGTATCGAGAAATTCAATAAAATGGGCTTTTTCGATATCAGATAA
- a CDS encoding acetate/propionate family kinase, whose product MSNTLKWILVINCGSSSIKFGLYDYKQITLRVKGVIKGIGHKSHFSVTGQHDKAIADEHITLQNHEAALLHLVGWLQQVGYEHQLLAVGHRIVQGGLHHTAPQRYTQQLKTDLEQLIPLAPLHLPLELLAIHFFEKRYPRLIQVCCFDTAFHQAMPWYAQQYALPEAVTADGIKRYGFHGLSYDYIMQHLHPAGKTIIAHLGNGASMAAMDEGKNIDTTMGFTPAGGLMMGTRCGDIDPGVLLYLLQEKHYTAEQLSTLINKESGLKGVSGLSSDMEQLLEDAADNKQADAAITLFCYQAKKNLGALAAALGGLQTLIFTGGIGEHHPAIRERICQNMAYLGLVLDKNRNTENAPVISHLASSVTVRVIPTDEEYMIATYTAHLLKG is encoded by the coding sequence ATGTCCAACACCCTTAAATGGATACTGGTAATCAATTGCGGATCGTCCAGTATCAAATTCGGATTATATGATTATAAACAGATAACACTTCGTGTAAAAGGCGTTATCAAAGGCATTGGACACAAAAGCCATTTTTCAGTTACCGGGCAGCACGATAAGGCGATAGCCGATGAACATATCACTTTACAAAATCATGAGGCGGCGCTATTGCACCTGGTAGGCTGGTTGCAACAAGTGGGTTACGAACACCAGTTGCTGGCCGTAGGCCACCGGATTGTGCAGGGAGGATTACATCATACCGCTCCGCAACGATATACACAACAACTAAAAACCGACCTGGAGCAGTTGATTCCTTTAGCGCCGCTTCATTTACCACTTGAATTGCTTGCCATTCATTTTTTTGAAAAACGGTATCCACGCCTGATACAGGTGTGTTGTTTTGATACGGCTTTTCACCAGGCAATGCCGTGGTATGCACAACAATATGCATTACCGGAAGCAGTTACGGCCGATGGCATTAAACGCTACGGCTTTCACGGCCTTTCGTACGATTATATTATGCAGCACCTGCACCCTGCCGGCAAAACCATTATAGCTCATTTGGGTAACGGCGCCAGTATGGCAGCAATGGATGAAGGAAAAAATATAGATACTACCATGGGCTTTACACCTGCCGGCGGATTGATGATGGGAACCCGTTGTGGCGATATCGATCCTGGCGTGTTATTATACCTGTTGCAGGAAAAACATTATACAGCCGAGCAACTAAGCACACTTATTAATAAAGAGTCTGGTTTAAAAGGCGTTTCGGGCCTGAGTTCCGATATGGAACAATTGCTGGAAGACGCTGCAGATAACAAACAAGCTGATGCAGCTATTACCTTGTTCTGCTACCAGGCTAAAAAAAACCTGGGCGCATTGGCAGCAGCATTAGGCGGTTTGCAAACGCTTATTTTCACAGGTGGCATTGGTGAACACCACCCGGCCATTCGTGAACGCATTTGCCAAAACATGGCCTACCTGGGCCTTGTGCTGGATAAAAACCGCAATACCGAAAACGCCCCTGTTATTTCGCACCTGGCTTCTTCTGTAACAGTAAGGGTGATACCTACCGATGAAGAATATATGATTGCGACGTACACTGCACACCTGCTGAAAGGGTAA
- a CDS encoding phosphoketolase family protein, with amino-acid sequence MATLSPAELQLLHRYWQAANYLAVGQIYLLDNVLLRQPLQKQHIKPRLLGHWGTSPGLNLIYVHLNRLIRRHNTTILYICGPGHGAPAILANTYLEGTYSEVYPSVTKDLSGLEAFFRQFSTPGGIPSHVSPHTPGSIHEGGELGYSLAHAFGAAFDNPDLLVACVVGDGEAETGPLEGSWKSIHFLNPVRDGAVLPILHLNGYKIAGPTVLARQSDDTIKALMEGHGYEVFFVEGDDPLLVHEQFAQTLETIYTRIHKIQQQARQQEIQQPPRWPMIVLRTPKGWTCPKQWNDKPLEGSFRSHQVPLDKVTENADQLALLEEWMRSYHPENLFDEKGALLPELAALAPPGDKRMSAVAHANGGRLLQDLQLPDFTQYALPISSPAVSVGMATRQLGQYLRDVFALNQQHKNFRLFCPDETASNKLDAVFEATNRCSSSTIINTDDHLSPDGRVMEVLSEHLCQGWLEGYLLTGRHGFFPCYEAFITIIDSMFNQHAKWLKTCNELPWRKPIASLNYLLTSHAWRQDHNGYSHQGPGFIDTVVNKKSTVIRLYFPPDANTLLSVTDHCLRSKNYVNVIVAGKQSELQYLTMEEAIPHCKKGAGIWHWAGHNDDGQPDIILACAGDVPTMEAVAAAWLLAKEVPHLKVRFINVVDLMALSPRPYHPHGLPDNDFNDMFTTGTPVIFAFHGYVRVIHDLIHGRPHPARFHVRGFMEEGTTTTPFDMVVLNNVSRYHLAIEALKRSIPAQEDAQKAIEHFESKLTQHHAYIRTHLRDMPEIENWNWKA; translated from the coding sequence ATGGCCACACTATCTCCCGCTGAATTGCAGCTGCTGCACCGTTACTGGCAGGCAGCCAACTACCTTGCTGTAGGACAGATCTATTTATTAGACAATGTACTACTGCGCCAGCCTTTGCAAAAACAGCATATTAAACCCAGGCTATTGGGCCATTGGGGCACTTCTCCGGGATTGAATCTTATATATGTACACCTTAACCGGCTTATCCGCCGGCACAATACTACTATACTATATATATGTGGGCCTGGCCATGGGGCACCTGCCATATTAGCCAACACCTATCTCGAAGGCACTTACTCTGAAGTATACCCTTCTGTCACTAAAGATCTTTCGGGTCTGGAAGCCTTTTTCCGCCAGTTTTCCACGCCTGGCGGTATACCCAGCCATGTAAGCCCCCACACTCCTGGTTCTATACACGAAGGTGGCGAGCTTGGCTATTCTCTGGCACACGCATTCGGCGCCGCATTCGACAATCCCGATTTGCTGGTAGCCTGTGTGGTAGGCGATGGGGAAGCCGAAACAGGACCATTGGAAGGCAGCTGGAAAAGCATTCACTTTTTAAATCCTGTACGCGATGGCGCCGTACTTCCCATATTACACCTTAACGGCTATAAAATAGCAGGCCCTACCGTACTAGCCCGCCAATCAGATGATACCATAAAGGCATTGATGGAAGGACACGGCTATGAAGTGTTTTTTGTAGAAGGAGATGATCCGCTGCTGGTACACGAACAATTCGCGCAAACACTGGAAACCATATATACACGCATACATAAAATACAGCAACAGGCCCGGCAACAGGAGATTCAGCAACCACCACGCTGGCCTATGATTGTGCTGCGCACGCCCAAAGGCTGGACGTGTCCTAAACAATGGAATGATAAACCGCTTGAAGGCTCCTTTCGCTCACACCAGGTTCCATTAGACAAGGTTACCGAAAATGCAGATCAGCTGGCATTGCTGGAAGAATGGATGCGGAGCTACCATCCCGAAAACTTATTTGATGAAAAAGGCGCCTTGCTACCTGAACTGGCGGCCCTGGCTCCGCCAGGAGATAAACGCATGAGTGCGGTAGCCCATGCCAATGGAGGCCGGTTGTTGCAGGACCTCCAATTGCCTGACTTTACCCAATATGCCCTGCCAATATCTTCCCCCGCAGTGAGCGTAGGCATGGCTACCAGGCAACTGGGCCAGTACTTGCGCGATGTATTTGCTCTTAACCAGCAACACAAAAACTTCCGGCTTTTTTGTCCCGATGAAACCGCCAGCAATAAACTGGACGCTGTTTTTGAAGCCACCAACAGATGCAGCAGTAGCACCATTATCAATACCGACGATCATTTATCTCCCGATGGGCGGGTAATGGAAGTGTTAAGCGAACATCTTTGCCAGGGATGGCTGGAAGGTTACCTGCTCACAGGCCGTCATGGCTTTTTTCCTTGCTACGAAGCTTTTATCACTATTATAGACTCTATGTTTAACCAGCACGCTAAATGGTTGAAAACCTGCAACGAGCTACCCTGGCGCAAGCCCATAGCTTCTTTAAACTATTTACTCACCAGCCATGCCTGGCGGCAGGATCATAATGGTTACAGCCATCAGGGCCCTGGATTTATTGATACTGTTGTTAATAAAAAAAGTACGGTTATCCGGTTATACTTTCCTCCCGATGCCAACACCCTGCTTTCGGTTACTGATCACTGCCTTCGCAGTAAAAATTATGTAAACGTAATTGTAGCCGGCAAACAGTCTGAACTGCAATACCTTACTATGGAAGAAGCTATACCTCACTGCAAAAAGGGAGCAGGCATCTGGCATTGGGCTGGCCATAACGACGACGGACAACCGGATATTATACTGGCCTGTGCAGGCGATGTACCCACTATGGAAGCCGTTGCCGCCGCATGGTTGCTGGCCAAAGAAGTACCGCACTTAAAAGTGCGCTTCATTAATGTAGTAGATCTGATGGCTTTGTCGCCCCGCCCCTACCATCCGCATGGTTTGCCCGATAATGATTTCAATGATATGTTCACCACTGGCACACCTGTAATATTTGCTTTTCATGGATATGTACGTGTTATTCACGATCTTATCCACGGCCGCCCCCATCCTGCGCGTTTTCATGTACGCGGTTTTATGGAAGAGGGAACCACCACTACCCCATTTGACATGGTAGTATTAAATAATGTAAGCCGTTATCACCTGGCAATTGAAGCTTTAAAACGCAGCATTCCTGCACAAGAAGATGCGCAAAAGGCCATTGAGCATTTCGAAAGTAAACTCACACAACACCATGCCTATATAAGAACGCATTTACGCGACATGCCCGAAATTGAAAACTGGAACTGGAAAGCCTAA
- a CDS encoding chloride channel protein has product MRKRIVRLSFLKLVLISALVGLLSATLAVTLKRITAHYEDKMLEAILPHRLLLVIFPAIGLLLIFLLRTWLFKKKKNLGIKEIYKTLDTRHDQLPAYKIPSHYINGFLTVIFGGSTGVEVSTVVATATVGAVTGQKVNMPRKYKAELICAGVAAGVTALFGSPLTGLLFALEVIARKVTRTVALSVVTAITAAQVLLSVLHEKPLFVFHTTGWQWRALPYILLLSVLAGLIAVLFTRSVIYIKYRFASVSNDYVRIGIGAAIIGVLVCLLPQLFGDGYFAITDMLNKAMVQPFTLPFAFTLLAVVLIKPFISSVTLGAGGDGGVFAPSIVIGSLLGLLIAVLFNQYLGTELIIVNFMVIGIAAVLSASIHAPLTATALGCCFTGGYVIAIPVFLACVISRYVASSLYKDTVYTYKA; this is encoded by the coding sequence ATGCGTAAAAGAATAGTAAGGTTAAGTTTTCTGAAGCTGGTACTGATTTCTGCATTAGTGGGTTTGTTATCGGCAACGTTAGCTGTTACCCTAAAGCGCATTACCGCTCATTATGAAGACAAGATGTTAGAGGCCATTCTACCACATCGTTTATTACTGGTTATATTTCCCGCTATTGGTTTATTACTGATTTTCTTATTGCGTACCTGGTTATTTAAAAAGAAAAAGAACCTCGGTATTAAGGAAATTTATAAAACGTTAGATACCCGGCATGATCAGTTGCCGGCGTATAAAATTCCTTCTCATTACATCAATGGATTTTTAACGGTGATATTTGGCGGCTCTACCGGGGTGGAAGTGTCTACGGTGGTGGCCACCGCTACAGTGGGGGCTGTTACCGGACAAAAAGTGAACATGCCCCGTAAGTATAAAGCTGAATTGATTTGTGCAGGCGTGGCCGCAGGGGTAACTGCTTTATTCGGCAGTCCTTTAACGGGTTTGCTGTTTGCATTGGAAGTGATAGCACGCAAGGTAACACGTACCGTGGCATTGAGTGTTGTTACGGCCATCACTGCTGCGCAGGTATTACTTTCTGTATTACACGAAAAGCCGTTGTTTGTGTTTCATACCACTGGCTGGCAATGGCGTGCATTGCCTTACATATTATTGCTGAGTGTGCTGGCAGGTTTAATTGCTGTGTTGTTTACCCGTAGTGTTATTTATATTAAATATCGTTTTGCCAGTGTGAGTAATGATTATGTACGCATTGGAATTGGTGCAGCTATCATTGGTGTGCTGGTTTGCCTGCTGCCGCAATTGTTTGGTGATGGCTATTTTGCTATTACAGATATGTTGAACAAAGCAATGGTTCAGCCTTTTACTTTACCCTTTGCATTTACTTTGCTGGCAGTGGTGCTGATTAAGCCTTTTATTAGTTCGGTTACCCTGGGTGCAGGTGGTGATGGAGGCGTGTTTGCTCCCAGCATTGTAATTGGTTCGTTGCTGGGTTTATTAATAGCAGTATTGTTTAATCAATACCTGGGCACAGAATTGATCATTGTCAACTTTATGGTAATAGGTATTGCAGCAGTATTAAGTGCCAGCATACATGCGCCTTTAACGGCAACGGCTTTAGGCTGCTGCTTTACGGGCGGGTATGTAATTGCTATACCGGTATTTTTAGCCTGCGTAATAAGCAGGTATGTGGCATCTTCCCTGTATAAGGATACAGTGTATACCTACAAAGCTTAG
- a CDS encoding response regulator transcription factor, giving the protein MKIALIDDHRMLTDLLQSILTSDASITEMRTFNKAEDFLHTGWQPDIIVTDILMPGLSGMELLEIVKEKNYTSKVLILSGITDVQTIKQAIRSGAAGYLSKNTSLEELTAAIAAIHNCEQYISNKLRNSLLNTVFTEEQVVFHLSPREKDVLELICSGHTVKEAAYKLNLSAHTVHSYHKSIMKKFKVNRTADLIVFAMQKGLYSPTTS; this is encoded by the coding sequence ATGAAAATAGCTTTAATCGATGACCATAGAATGCTAACAGATCTGTTACAAAGCATTCTTACTTCGGATGCTTCTATCACAGAGATGCGCACCTTTAATAAAGCAGAAGATTTTTTACATACCGGCTGGCAACCGGATATTATAGTTACCGATATATTAATGCCCGGACTGTCGGGCATGGAATTGCTGGAAATAGTGAAAGAAAAAAATTATACCAGTAAGGTGTTAATTTTATCTGGCATCACCGATGTGCAAACTATTAAGCAAGCCATTCGTTCAGGCGCTGCAGGCTACCTGTCTAAAAACACCAGCCTGGAAGAATTAACAGCCGCCATTGCAGCCATTCACAATTGCGAGCAATACATATCCAACAAGCTCAGGAACAGTTTATTAAACACCGTGTTTACAGAAGAACAGGTGGTGTTTCATTTATCTCCGCGCGAGAAGGATGTGCTGGAATTAATCTGTTCGGGGCATACCGTAAAAGAAGCAGCTTATAAGCTCAACCTCAGCGCCCACACTGTACACAGCTATCATAAAAGCATTATGAAGAAGTTTAAAGTAAACCGTACAGCCGACCTTATTGTGTTTGCCATGCAAAAGGGATTATACAGCCCAACCACTTCTTAA